In the genome of Populus nigra chromosome 9, ddPopNigr1.1, whole genome shotgun sequence, one region contains:
- the LOC133702786 gene encoding probable terpene synthase 3: MKVDFSRVNEVIIYDVHGTIEELEQFTKMIERWDTSMEDLPDYTKVWFEALFVSLSEIEEETTKEGRSYCVSYAKEAEKNQVRSYIIEARCFNEDHVPTLEVYRKNGVFSCTYPLLTVSSLCGMGKIASKEVFDWLFTHPKILASTSDLFRLIDDVASHEFEHERGHVLNAKVLQVFLNFARVADVFYSDYDAFTESRTMAKDMLAALLINPMPIE, translated from the exons ATGAAAGTTGATTTTTCAAGGGTGAATGAAGTCATCATATATGATGTACATGGTACTATTGAAGAACTTGAGCAGTTCACCAAAATGATTGAGAG ATGGGATACAAGCATGGAAGATCTCCCTGATTACACGAAAGTTTGGTTTGAGGCACTATTTGTTTCCTTGAGTGAAATTGAGGAAGAAacaaccaaggaagggagatctTACTGTGTGTCTTATGCAAAAGAAGCG GAAAAGAATCAAGTTAGGTCCTACATCATTGAAGCAAGATGTTTTAACGAAGATCATGTGCCAACATTAGAAGTATACAGGAAAAATGGGGTGTTTAGCTGTACTTACCCTTTGCTCACAGTTTCATCCTTGTGTGGGATGGGCAAAATCGCTTCAAAGGAGGTGTTCGATTGGTTGTTCACTCATCCTAAAATTCTGGCATCTACATCTGATCTATTCAGGCTCATCGACGATGTGGCATCTCATGAA TTTGAACATGAAAGAGGCCATGTGTTGAATGCT AAGGTTCTCcaagtttttcttaattttgctCGTGTGGCCGATGTCTTCTACAGTGATTATGATGCTTTTACAGAGTCTAGAACCATGGCAAAAGATATGCTGGCTGCTTTGCTCATCAATCCAATGCCCATTGAATAA